The genomic DNA GAATTTGGCGTTGTTCCTCCTCTTGAGTTTGATCCTCTTGAGGTTGAGGAGTTTCTGTAAGAGGTGATTTGCTCTCTTCCAGCTTGAGCAAAACTGGGGAAGGCTGATCATTGGTTTCTGGTGATGTATCTGTCTGTCCACTCAACAGTGGTAGATCATCATAGTTGACCTGCGCTCTGCCTTCAGGGGTTCTAGCAGCACGTTTTAAAGAAACAAGATATTCGTAATCTTCTTCTGGTAAGGTACTTTTGAGTAACCTGCTAATTGTTGAGTTACTTACTCCATAGCGTTCTGCCAAAGTCGAGGTGGTTTCGGCAGTTTCTCTATATAACTTGAGAATTTCTTGTTTGTCAGAATCTGTTAATTTTCTCACGGTAGACACCAAATTGATTAAGTTCGTTTGCGTCCACTGGTACGCCGTTTAAGGCTCATTGATGCTTCGTATTCCAGAGCAGCACCCATACCAAATAACACTCCGCTAAATATCCAGAATACTTCTAGTATGTCTCCACTTTCGTAATTTGCAATAGAGTTAGTGGCATATTTAAACCACATATCTGCAATGTAGAGGCAAAATGCAGCGGCTGCAATCATTCTCCAGGAAAGGGAAACTTTTCCTCCCCAAAACGCTAATAACATAATTGTAGCGATAATTAACAGCAGCACATCACTGACTATGTAAAACCAATCTACTGCTATTTTTACTTTGAGCAATAAAGGATCTAATTCTGGTGAAGGGGCTGGATTTTGCTGGGCAATAAACCAGGCAATCAGAATTCCCACAACTCCAATTGCAAACACAATCAACCATTGCCAGATTTCCAAAGTAATCCGTCGGGAGAACAAGGCTAGGGACATACCTATACCCAGAAGCAGATAATTGAGGACATAAAACGCATCAGCAAAAGATATATCTGCTTCTTGTTTTTGAATTAGTTCTGTGTAGCCAAACACTAGACCACCTATAAAATAAGCAGACATTCCCAAACCAATAAATAGCCAAACCTTGCGATTACTGATAATTTGGGTACTTTGCCAATTTCGCCAGCAGAGAACAGCTGCACTTAAAAACGCAAGGATTTCAAAAATGTATGTTCCCACCGAGTACCAGGTTTCACGAATTTCTTTACCACTAGCAGGATCAAGAGTTTTGGCACTGAACAACAAAAAGTATAACAGGGCTAACACTGCCCAGCTAATGCCCATCAAAACTATCCTTTGTGTTGTGAAAAAAGGTTGGGCTTTGTACGTAGTGTCGTATGAATTAGTCATAGGTTTTCACCAGGTAAATGCACTGTAGCTGTATTTTGAGTTAATCAATCAATGTCGTATGTAATAGTTGATAAATCAGGCAGTATTTGATTCTAAAACAACGATTAGTAGCTGTAAAATATTTATTCGCAACTACTGAGAGTGAATTTTTGAATACCAAATAGTTACCGTAATATCCATACTAATGCCAAAGTTTACCGAGTGGAGACTGATTTAACCAAGCGAGAAAAACTAAGAGTTCATCATCTTCCATGTCTTGTAGCCTGTCCTCTAATTGATGTGCAAAGTTTGTGTCACCAAAATATATTTTTCCTAGCTTGTGCAGTTCTTCCAGGAGAATAATGACATGAGTTTCTTGCCAAGTAGGCAGTTTTGGCATTTGTGAAGGTTCAACGGTGATTAAAGCTTTTGCTGACTCTGGGGAAGATACTTGGGGAAATTGTTTTTGCTGTAGTACCCCAGTAATATCTTTCTCAAATAACTTGACTTGGCGATTACCTAGTAAATCTTCAATATCCATGTAAACTGCTTGTAACAACAAGATACTCGCTAAGGTCAGTATTTCAGCACTACTATGGCTACCCGTATCCGTACCTAACTGTTCCAAGCGGATTTTTCCCCAAACGCTAAAGCGTTCTGGTTCTTCTAGTAAAACACAGGCTTTACCTCGATTATCGGTAAGGGATCTCCATAGTGCTTTTGCTTCTACTTCTTGACTAGCTTTGAAAACACTTACTAAGCGAAAGGTTTGCCCCTGATAACTGAGGATCGGCACCTGCTGATCCCTCGTTGGGTGCTGAACAGTAGATATTTCAACATCCTGACGTTTAAGAATAAACATGGTACTTGCAACTAATTCCTCAGAGGGGCTGTTTTGATAAGGGATGTATCATTGTTTTGGGCGATATGGCCAAAAGTATAATAGTTTATATTATGGTGAATTAAAATTAGACGTTTGCCAAATACTTTACCAGTATACTGGTTCAGGAACATCAGTATTTACATGAAAAGAATTCTTTCACAGATGATGGCATACATTAAATTTACACATAGAAAATTTTTATTTTCCTCTTGCTAATTACTGCTAAAAAGATATATAATGTTTTACGGTAACTTTCTAAAAAGTTAATTTTTAGGTTTGGGCGCGTAGCTCAGTGGATAGAGCAATTGCCTTCTAAGCAATCGGCCGCAGGTTCGAATCCTGCCGCGCTCGTTAAAAACAAGCAAATAAGAGTTTTTCAGTTTTTTATGGATGTCAAACCTAGTAAGGATTCTGCTGCTTTTGTTGCTACTAATTCAGAAAGCTGAACTTGATGTATTGTTACTAAGCTTTCCTGAATAAAGGAATCTCTGACTTGGGCTTTTTCCGCGCTGTTAAAGGAAGTTTCATAAAAGATTTCTTTGATACCAGCAGAAATGATTAACTTTAAACAAGATAGACAAGGTTCTAAAGTTACGTAAATACTAGCTCCATCTGTTGATATACCATATTTAGCAGCTTGGGCGATCGCATTGGCTTCTGCGTGTACAGCCCTTGATGGTAAGGTTTTACTGGCATCACAACTACTTAAGTCTGGGTAGCAGTATCCTTGAGTTGTACAATGGGCAGATCCTGATGGTGAACCATTGTAACCTGTGGCTACTACTTGTTTATTTTTGACTATTACAGCACCTACTGGAAAAGCTAGACAGGTTGAGCGAGTAGCTGCTAGTTTAGCCAACATGAGAAAGTATTCATCCCAAGTTGGTCTTTGATGGTGTTCGTGAGATAGGTCAATATCTTGCATAGGTTGTTAATTTTAAAATTGATTCTACTGCTTTGCTGACAATAAAAATCTTATATTCTATTGCTTCCAATTTAATAAGAAGGTTTTTAACTGGTTTAAAGCATCTTCATGATCATTAAACTGAATTTCAGCAATCACAGTGGGAATACCACGAGGAAATCTTGATATCCGCTTTCCTGTTTCGTACAGAAGAATAATGGGAATTTTGTTACTCTCTGCATAAGCTAATTCCATTCCTACACCAAAAGAAAGCGAACCAAGATAAGCAATAACCAAGTCTGATATACTTACTTGCTGCTTATCTTTATCGAACACCTCACGGGGAGTAATATCAGGATTATTTACTGGATCAGTGTGTAGGTGCGGTACATAAGGTTGAAGACCTACTTCTTCACAAACAGCACCTATTTTTTCATACAGTGCTTTAGTTTCTGCTGGGTTTTTAATATCAGTGAGCGCACCAGATACATATACTTTGTACATTTTTATAAATCACCTTGCATTACAAGTTAGTTTATTTCTTTTGGTGTTGAATAACCAAAGATTAATTTTTTCAGGGAACACAACAGTTAAGATATGAATATCTTTAAGAAGGAAGTTGAAGAAAACTATTTCTTTGGGCTTGGAGTTAGTGTTGTATTCGTTGGACTGAGATTAGGATTTGGAGGAGAGTTGAAATAAGTAAGTGCTGTAAATAAAGCTGATATTCCCGCAAATAATGTAGCTGCTAATATACCTCCTCTATTCCATCTAGTATCTTCACTTGAACCTAGAAAACTTATTAATGTATCTTTTAAATCTTGTTTAAGGTTTTGATATTCCTCTGATTCGTACATCATTTTTTCTCTAAGTTTTCTGCTATCCTTCATCCAAAGATTTTCTGTTTTATTATAAAATTCTGATATCGCTTGACTATTTGGCTTTCCCTCAATCAAATCCATTCTTCCAGGGTTATCGGAGTCTGGATTAGTTGAGGAACTTAATTTTTCAATAGCCATATAGGCAATTGGTTTGTTAACATTTCTCACATCAATTCGTAGTGGTTTATCTGAAAGATTATGTAGGGGTATACAAAGAACTCCTGCCCAACAAGGATTAACTCTTGTACCAATATGACCTAAGCCCTCTGATGCTTGTTCAACTACAGAATAAAGTGGACCTCGAAATTGATTACTAAGCCAAACTGATTCATCAGTCCATACCAAAGCAGTATCTCTTGGTGGTATGTAGAAAAATTTCTGTTCTTCGTTAGGCTTATCTGGCTTTGGTTCTGTTTGAATAAGTAAGGGTTGCTGTAGTCCTATTGAATAAGCATTTTCACTAGCAGTAAAGCATAAATCAGTGGCACGTATGCTGCCTTTTAGACGTTTTGATTTGGGAGATGGTTTAAGAGGATGAAAATATATCCCTTTACCAAGCTCCCTAATAATATCTCGATCACTCAAAACAGACATGAAATACTCCCTGACCTTTAGACAGCATGAGAATTTTCTACAACCGTTCCCAATATGGTTGCTTGTTAGCGGTTATTGATCTTGAACATAAGGCTTGTCAATTTTAATACAGTCTACAGCTTTTTGTAATTCCATCCCTAAATATGCAGCATGATCTGGACGTATCGCAGGAGAAGCAGTACAAATTTCTCTAACTAATTTCAAGGCATTTTTACCAGAGTAACAACCGACTATTTCACCACTCCCAGGAGTTGTATGAGTAACTACGATTTCACCATTTGCTACTTCTATTAAAAAATTACCTGCTGGGTCAGCATAATCTAATTTTCTGCAAACAGCTGCATATTGCTGTTTAATCAGTTGTTCTGCATTACTCCAAGTATCATCATAAATGTGAGCAGATTGACTAATAGTCATCAATGGTCCCATTCGTAAATCATATTCAGAACGTTGATTAATTTGATCTCGAATATGTTTTTGCAAAGCCCTTAAACCCATTGCATTTGCTGGCCAAGCAGCAAACATATCATTACTTCTTAAAGTTGCAGTTAATGATAATTCATTATCCACAACTCGCAACCAAATATGATTCAAACAAGGACTACCACCTTTTTCATGATCTTTGACATCCCATAAGGTCATAACTGCACTAGCAGCGTCAATTTCTCCAATTAACTTATCAACAACTTGTTCGATTTGATCTTTCCCAAACCAAGAACGCAAACGCTGTCCATAGGTATATTTCACACCTTCCCGACTAGGTGCATCATCTAAAACTTGAGAAATATATTCTGTTAAAAAACTTCTATCTATTGGTAAATAATTGGGTTCAGGAAAATAAAAATCCTCTGGTTCTTCGGTGACAACTGCCATTAAATCAATTAATTCTTGCCATTTTCCATCATAACCTGTGGGTCTAATTGTACCTGTGGTTTTAATCCGGTGAATGATTTTTACCCATGTTTCGGCAATGGTTTTACCTTCTATTCTGTGTCCGTAGCGTGTACCTGGTAAAACTGTGGGTTCAATTGTCAACATGGGAAATTCTAAAGGAGTTCCCCAAGGTTCAATTGTTGGTTTTTGAGCGTAAAATTGGATTTTTTCTACTGCTTCGGAAATTGATTTTGCTTCTACAACTTCCAAAGACTGACGTAATTTTTCTAAGGCATTAATATCAATTTCTATATCAATATATCCAGGAATCTGAGAACGAATTACCCAAGATTTGCGGCCAGTATCACTGATATTTTCTTCAACACCAGAATTAAAAAAGTCTAATAGACACTGAGAAGCACCTGCATTTCTATCTTCTTTAGTAGCGTTAATAATCACTAAATAACGAACATGAGGATTTAACAACAGGTTACGAATAAGTAAGTTTATGCCCCTTGTTGGTGAGTATAACTGACCAATGACAGCATAATCTGATGTTTGTAGATGTTTGGCGATCGCCTGTTTCACTGTCCAACCCGTAATAATTGCCGTTTGTCCACTTCCGTAAATTAACTGGTTGGGTTTATGCTGCGCTGCATACTGAAATTGAGTGATATGTGATTTTTGTATCATTTCTAACGAGAATCCTAAAAATAACCATAAACATAGCATTTCCCAAGTTGAAAATTACCATATCTATTTGCTTTTTTTAACCGAAGACAGAATTTTTACCGTCTTTTTTTAAAATTTGTGTTCAGTGAAAGAGTAAAATCAAGAACAGAGATAAAATTTATACGATAAAATACGAAAATTAGTGACCTAGTTTCAATTTCCGAAACGATAGTAGAAATTCCTGTAGCAATAGGTTAGCTTAACTGTAAAATGCAAGCCGCACCCCAGCAGCTATGGTAAAAGAAATAGCAATTCGTACCACTGGACTCACTAAGCAATTTGAACGCCACATTGCTGTCAATGATGTGGACTTAGAAATACAGACGGGTGAAGTTTATGGATTAATCGGGCCCAATGGCGCGGGTAAAACAACCTTAATTCGGATGTTAGCCACCGCTGAAGAACCAACTACAGGTGAGATTTATATTAGTGGAGAACGTTTATTACCAGACAAAAGCAATCCTAAATTAAAGCGTCATCTTGGTTACTTACCTGATGATTACCCACTGTATGAAGATTTAACAGTTTGGGATTATTTAGATTATTTTGCCCGTTTATATCGCCTACGACAACCACGCCGTACTCAAAGGCTACATGAAGTTTTAGAACTGATTCAACTTGGTAATAAAAGAAACAGCATGATTTCTACCCTATCCAGAGGGATGAAACAGCGCTTGAGTTTAGCGAGGACAATTATCCATGAACCGATATTACTACTTTTAGATGAGCCGGTTTCTGGACTTGACCCCATTGCCAGGATGCAGTTTCGGGAAATCATTAAAGCTTTGCGAGAAGCGGGGATGACAATCTTAATTTCCTCCCACGTTTTAAGCGACTTAGCTGAATTATGTACCTCCGTGGGCATTATGGAATTAGGGTTTTTAGTAGAAAGCGCCTCATTGCAAACCTTGTATCAACGTTTAGCTAGGCAGCAAATTTTTATCTCAACTTTGGGCAACATAGATGTATTGGTCAGAGAAATCAAAAATTATTCCTTAATAGAAGAGTGGGAGGTAATACACAGTCAGAATAGTGTGCGGGTAAATTTTTCAGGAAGTCAAGAAGAGGCGGCTGAGTTATTGCGATCGCTAATTAGCCTCGGTATCCCATTAACTAACTTTCATTGTACCCAAGAAGACCTAGAAAGTATATTCCTGAAATTAGGACATAAACAAGCATCTTAAAAGGATTCATAATTCTGAATTCAGAAGATACATATTTCTCCCCCTCTCCTCCTCTCCCCACACTCAATCAGTTAATAAATCTATATTTTCAACCTTGGAGATTTTTTCTATGATGCTCAATTTTATAGACAGAGTAGGTGAATGGAATCCTCAACTATTTAGAGAACTAAAAGGAAGACTCAAACCGCTTAATGTACTACTTGC from Okeanomitos corallinicola TIOX110 includes the following:
- a CDS encoding Npun_F0813 family protein, with the translated sequence MFILKRQDVEISTVQHPTRDQQVPILSYQGQTFRLVSVFKASQEVEAKALWRSLTDNRGKACVLLEEPERFSVWGKIRLEQLGTDTGSHSSAEILTLASILLLQAVYMDIEDLLGNRQVKLFEKDITGVLQQKQFPQVSSPESAKALITVEPSQMPKLPTWQETHVIILLEELHKLGKIYFGDTNFAHQLEDRLQDMEDDELLVFLAWLNQSPLGKLWH
- a CDS encoding dCMP deaminase family protein, giving the protein MQDIDLSHEHHQRPTWDEYFLMLAKLAATRSTCLAFPVGAVIVKNKQVVATGYNGSPSGSAHCTTQGYCYPDLSSCDASKTLPSRAVHAEANAIAQAAKYGISTDGASIYVTLEPCLSCLKLIISAGIKEIFYETSFNSAEKAQVRDSFIQESLVTIHQVQLSELVATKAAESLLGLTSIKN
- a CDS encoding nucleoside 2-deoxyribosyltransferase, whose product is MYKVYVSGALTDIKNPAETKALYEKIGAVCEEVGLQPYVPHLHTDPVNNPDITPREVFDKDKQQVSISDLVIAYLGSLSFGVGMELAYAESNKIPIILLYETGKRISRFPRGIPTVIAEIQFNDHEDALNQLKTFLLNWKQ
- a CDS encoding thymidylate synthase, yielding MIQKSHITQFQYAAQHKPNQLIYGSGQTAIITGWTVKQAIAKHLQTSDYAVIGQLYSPTRGINLLIRNLLLNPHVRYLVIINATKEDRNAGASQCLLDFFNSGVEENISDTGRKSWVIRSQIPGYIDIEIDINALEKLRQSLEVVEAKSISEAVEKIQFYAQKPTIEPWGTPLEFPMLTIEPTVLPGTRYGHRIEGKTIAETWVKIIHRIKTTGTIRPTGYDGKWQELIDLMAVVTEEPEDFYFPEPNYLPIDRSFLTEYISQVLDDAPSREGVKYTYGQRLRSWFGKDQIEQVVDKLIGEIDAASAVMTLWDVKDHEKGGSPCLNHIWLRVVDNELSLTATLRSNDMFAAWPANAMGLRALQKHIRDQINQRSEYDLRMGPLMTISQSAHIYDDTWSNAEQLIKQQYAAVCRKLDYADPAGNFLIEVANGEIVVTHTTPGSGEIVGCYSGKNALKLVREICTASPAIRPDHAAYLGMELQKAVDCIKIDKPYVQDQ
- a CDS encoding ABC transporter ATP-binding protein, encoding MVKEIAIRTTGLTKQFERHIAVNDVDLEIQTGEVYGLIGPNGAGKTTLIRMLATAEEPTTGEIYISGERLLPDKSNPKLKRHLGYLPDDYPLYEDLTVWDYLDYFARLYRLRQPRRTQRLHEVLELIQLGNKRNSMISTLSRGMKQRLSLARTIIHEPILLLLDEPVSGLDPIARMQFREIIKALREAGMTILISSHVLSDLAELCTSVGIMELGFLVESASLQTLYQRLARQQIFISTLGNIDVLVREIKNYSLIEEWEVIHSQNSVRVNFSGSQEEAAELLRSLISLGIPLTNFHCTQEDLESIFLKLGHKQAS